From a region of the Streptacidiphilus albus JL83 genome:
- a CDS encoding DUF503 domain-containing protein yields MFVGTLTFDLLLGDVHSLKEKRSIVRPIVAELQRKYSVCAAETGNQELHRRAEIGLAVVSGEAAFVAEVLDSCERLVSGRPEVQLLAARRRLHDDEDE; encoded by the coding sequence ATGTTCGTAGGAACACTCACGTTCGACCTGCTTCTCGGCGACGTCCACTCGCTCAAGGAGAAGCGTTCGATCGTCCGGCCCATCGTGGCCGAACTGCAGCGCAAGTACAGCGTCTGCGCGGCGGAGACCGGCAACCAGGAGCTGCACCGACGGGCCGAGATCGGCCTGGCGGTGGTCTCCGGGGAAGCCGCCTTCGTGGCGGAGGTGCTGGACAGCTGCGAACGGCTGGTCTCGGGCAGGCCCGAGGTCCAGCTGCTGGCCGCCCGCAGGCGGCTGCACGACGACGAGGACGAGTAG